The proteins below are encoded in one region of Tiliqua scincoides isolate rTilSci1 chromosome 7, rTilSci1.hap2, whole genome shotgun sequence:
- the KCNJ8 gene encoding ATP-sensitive inward rectifier potassium channel 8 has translation MLARKSIIPEEYVLARIAAENLGKPRIRDRPRTARFIAKNGACNLAHKNIREQGRFLQDIFTTLVDLKWRHTIVIFTTSFLCSWLFFALVWWLVAFAHGDMDQECPLNDDVNRWKPCVTCVRSFASAFLFSIEVQVTIGFGGRMMTEECPLAITVLILQNIVGLIINAVMLGCIFMKTAQAHRRAETLIFSRNAVIAVRNGRLCFMFRVGDLRKSMIINASVRIQVVKKTTTPEGEVIPIHQLDIPVDNPIESNNIFLVAPLIISHIIDKRSPLYDISANDLANQDLEIIVILEGVVETTGITTQARTSYVSEEILWGHRFVPIVTEEEGTYAVDYSKFGNTSKVAAPRCSAKELDEKPSILIQTLQKSELSHQNSLRKRNSMRRNNSMRRTNSMRRNNSSFIVPKVQFITPEGNQNTLET, from the exons ATGTTGGCCAGGAAGAGCATTATCCCTGAGGAATATGTTCTCGCACGGATTGCTGCTGAGAATCTGGGCAAGCCACGCATCCGGGACCGTCCACGCACAGCCCGCTTCATTGCCAAGAACGGGGCTTGCAACTTGGCCCACAAGAACATTCGTGAGCAAGGGCGCTTCTTGCAAGACATTTTCACCACCCTGGTAGACCTGAAGTGGCGTCACACAATAGTGATCTTCACTACGTCCTTCCTGTGCAGCTGGCTCTTCTTTGCCCTGGTGTGGTGGCTGGTCGCTTTTGCTCATGGTGATATGGACCAGGAGTGTCCATTGAATGATGATGTCAATAGGTGGAAGCCGTGTGTCACTTGTGTCAG GTCCTTTGCCTCTGCATTCCTCTTCTCCATTGAGGTTCAGGTGACCATTGGTTTTGGTGGCAGAATGATGACTGAAGAGTGTCCCTTAGCCATCACTGTCTTGATTCTTCAAAACATTGTGGGCTTGATCATCAATGCCGTCATGCTTGGCTGCATCTTCATGAAAACAGCCCAGGCACACCGAAGAGCAGAGACCCTGATCTTCAGCCGGAACGCAGTAATTGCCGTCCGTAATGGGAGACTCTGCTTCATGTTTCGGGTAGGGGACCTGAGGAAAAGTATGATCATCAATGCCTCAGTGAGAATCCAGGTAGTAAAGAAGACCACTACCCCTGAAGGAGAAGTCATTCCTATCCACCAGCTAGATATTCCAGTTGACAATCCCATTGAAAGCAACAATATTTTCCTTGTGGCTCCTTTGATTATTAGCCATATCATTGACAAGCGGAGTCCTCTTTATGACATCTCTGCCAATGACCTGGCCAACCAAGACCTAGAAATTATTGTAATACTTGAAGGTGTGGTGGAAACCACTGGAATCACCACTCAAGCAAGAACATCCTACGTCTCTGAAGAGATTCTCTGGGGTCATCGCTTCGTGCCTATTGTGACAGAAGAGGAAGGGACCTATGCAGTTGACTACTCCAAGTTCGGCAACACAAGCAAAGTAGCTGCTCCGCGCTGCAGTGCCAAGGAGTTGGATGAGAAACCTTCCATCCTCATCCAGACACTCCAGAAAAGTGAGCTGTCCCATCAGAACTCCTTGAGGAAACGAAATTCCATGAGGCGAAACAACTCCATGCGGAGAACCAACTCTATGCGGAGGAACAATTCATCCTTCATTGTGCCCAAAGTCCAGTTCATAACACCTGAAGGAAACCAGAACACACTGGAGACATGA